ATCGTCGTGATCGGAACCAAAGTCTGAATTCTCAGCGACCTGAGCGCGGGTCACATCAGGAGTCACCGTTGGCGGCAATTGAGTCCCCACGTCGACCATCTTGACGCGGATCCCTGCCGATCGCAAACACTCTTTGACATAAGCCAACTCCTCCCCCTTGGTGTCCATTGTACCAACAGCATAGACAGCAGAAGCCATGACCGGTTCCTCGATAAGCGTGAGTTAATCGATTGCGGCGAAGAGGCATTTGGCAGTGCATGAGTCGACCGTCGGACGCCACGCGGCGCTATCGACGACCACTCCCACGCACCCCCAAACGTTTCACCGGAATCGCTGGAAGGCAGGAACCCACCGCGTGCATCTTTAAAATAGAGCCCGCCGCCCAAACACTCCTTTGGGTCGACATCGATCACGCGATGGGTGAAGGACAGCCTAGCGTTTCTGAAACCACTTTCAAGCTTTTTGTCTTCGCTTCGTCCGGCGGCCCACCGGATCACTGGGGATGCCCGCGCCGTGTCGCATCGCAGGAGACCGATGCAATCGCGAAATTTTGATGTCGACAGCACGACGCAACAACAGACAGACAAAGCGACACAAAGAAAAGGTATCGCAACGCAGCTCAGCTGGTCCGGCTAGCGGCCTGCCATTCGCCTTAACCGCGTGAGGCGACGACGGTTGCGCGGGTTGGCAGCGGGTGTCCTTCGATCGTGGTCGTTTGATCCGGAGAGAGGAAATCGGACAGCGATTCGAACTCCATCCACTCAGTCCGCCGCTGTTCTTCGGTCGTCGTGACACAGACGTCGACGACTTCGATATCGCGGAATCCACAACGGGAAAGAAAACGCTCGAGCATCGTCAGCGATGGGATAAACCAGACGTTCCGCATCTTGGCGTAACGCCCTTCGGGGATCAGAACCTGCGAATCGGGATGGTCGATGATCAACGTTTCCAGCACCAATTTCCCTCCCGGTCGCAGCGACTGGAGCATCGATTTCAGGTGATCGATCGGGCTGGTGCGGTGATACAAAACGCCCATCGAAAAGGCGACGTCAAACGCCTCCAACCGCTTCGGAAGATCGGCGTCGGTGCCGGGAAGAACGTGGGACGCCGAACCGCCCACGTAGTGTTCGACCACTCGATGCTGCGCGATGTAGAGCGGAAAGGGATCCAAGCCGATCACGCGACGCGCCCCGGCGGCGAGCATTCGCCAACCGTAATACCCGTTGCCACAACCGACATCCAAGACGCTGGCATCCCGTAAATCGAGATGTGGCGCAACGCGAGCCCACTTCCAATCGCTGCGCCATTCGGTATCGATGGCGATCCCGAACAGATCGAACGGGCCCTTTCGCCAGGGATGAAACAGTCGCAGTTGTTCACGCAATCGCTGCTGATCCTCCGGGCTGATCTCGCCGGAAAGCGTTACCGCCGGCAGCGAGAAGTCGGCCGTAACCGCTTCGACCGCGGGAAGATCACGAATCGCCTGAGTCCACTGCGGCCACAGCCCATGCGCCGCATCGTGCTCGAATTCGCGAGCCCGCTGACGCAGCGTTTCCGCCCAGCCAGCGTGTCCCTCGGATTCCAATTCGGCCAACAGTCCTTCGATACCCAACATCATTTCTTATAGCCGAAACCGAAAACAAGTAGGAACACGATGACACCGCAGTAGCTCTTGGATCCAATCATCATTTTTTACCGCCGAAACCGCAAGCAAATAGAAACACAACGGCACCGCGGGAGCTCTTGGAATCGATCATCCTTTGACCGCCAGGATCGATGTGAAATTAAAGCACTGGAACCAAGGAACGACGGTCGCGAAGCCGACGTCGGCAAGCCGGGTGCGATGCGTCGCAAGCGTCTCGGGGACCATCATCTTTTCGAGCGCCGTCCGTTTTTGAGCGATCTCGAGTTCGCTGTAGCCGTTGGCTCGTTTGAAAGCATGATGCAGTTCGGTCAGCCGCAATTGTTCCTGCGGATCGTCGAAGCTGATCTTCTCCGAAAGGATCAACGCGCCGCCGGGCAACATTCCGTCGAAGATCGTTTGCAGAACCGATCGCCGCTCCGCCGCGGGGACAAATTGCAAAGTGAAGTTGAGCACGACAAAGCTGGCTCGATCGATCGGCACCGCGGCCAGATCGGCTTCGTGCAACGCGACCTCACATCCTTGGATCGCTTCGGCGGCCAACAGTTCTCGCAACCGGGCGATCATCGCGGAGGAGGAATCGACCGCCTGGATCGTGCAACTGCTGGGGACGCGTCGGCTGATGATCCGCGTCGCCGCCCCCAGCGAACATCCCAGGTCGTAGATGTTCGTGTCGGCGACGGCGTATTGCTGGGCCAGTTCGCCGATCATCGAAAGGATCGAACCGTACCCGGGAACGCTCCGCGAGATCATGTCGGGGAAGACATCGACAACGCGTCGGTCGAACTGAAAGTCGCCAACGTTTTCGAGGGGGAGCGCGTAGATATCGTCTTGGGACACGGTTTGTTTAACAGATCCGAAGGGAGCCGCGGTTTAGTTGTCCGTAGCGGGAGGCAACTTAAATTCGGGTTCCACGTTTTCGGGAGTCGTGTTTTCGACAGGTTCGGTACCGAGATTTGGCGGCACGTTAAATTCCGAACCGCTGCCGGGGCCTTCAGCACTGCTGGTCGCGGCGGCTGCGGGAGCCGGCGTGGTTTCGGCGGGAGCCTCGGTCGCCGCAGGGGCTGGTGCGGCTGCGGGTTGCGAATCGGTTGCCGCAGGTTCGGTAGCGGCCGGTTGGTCTCCGCCGCCACAACCGATGGAGATCGCGACAAACACAAAGCTGAGCGTGAGGCTGAGGGCACGTGACATGAGACTTCTCTTGAATTCTGATCGTTGGGTGGGGAAACGTTCGATTTCAGCGGGCATCCGCCGCGCGATCGCCGCAGCGGTGGACATGCTCACAGTTTACAAGCTTTTGCCGCCGGTACGAGACGGAGTCCGGCCTCCCCTCAGGGCAAATCACAGTTTCAATCGTAGGTATCAGCCGCCACGCGTTAGCGTCCGGTTGCTCATAAGGAACCGGATGCTAACGCGTGGCGGCTGATTTGCCTCAGCTCAAACACTTAATCGCTCTGCCAGCGTCCCCTTGAGCGGAGTCATACAAAGCCGTCTAATTGTTCGCTAAATAGCTCTTGGCATTTGAGCGCCAAGCATCTTTCGGTAGACAGGGCCATTCTGGCCGGTGTGGCAAGCGATTTACACGATTCAACCCTTGGCGGAGTTCTGCAATGTCAAACATTTCCAAATTCATGGACGACCATTTTCGCCACTTCAACGCTCGGGAGACCGTCGCGGCGGCGCAGGCTTATAAAGATCAGTTGGCCTCGGGCAACAAGATGATGGTTTCGCTGGCTGGAGCGATGAGCACCGGCGAGATCGGCCGTTCGTTGGCTGAAATGATTCGCCAAGACAAGGTCCACGCGATCAGCTGCACCGCGGCCAACCTGGAAGAAGACATCTTCAACCTGATGGCTCACGACGAATACAAGATCGTCCCCAACTGGCGTGCCCTGTCGACTGAAGACGAAGTCGAATTGCTCAACCAGGGTTTTAATCGCGTCACCGACACCTGCATCCCCGAAACCGTGATGCGGAACATCGAAGGCCGCCTGCTGACGCTTTGGAAAGACGCCGCCGACAACGATCGGCCGCGATTCCCGTACGAATTCATGTACGAACTGTTGGACGATCCGACGCTGGAACCACTGTTCCAGATTCCGAAAGAGAACAGCTGGATGCTGGCCGCCAAAGAGAAGGGCTTGCCGATCTTTGTCCCCGGCATCGAAGATTCGACTCTGGGCAACATCTTTGCAGCACGCGTGACGCAGGGCGTCGTCAGTTCGCACCGCGCGATGCGCAGCGGAACCGAACAGATGTCGAAACTGATCGGTTGGTATCAGGAACAGACCAACAGCGGTGCGGAGATTGGTTTCTTCCAAGTCGGCGGCGGGATCGCTGGCGATTTCGCGATCTGCGTCGTGCCGACAATGATCCAAGATCTGAAGCTGGACATTCCACTGTGGAGCTACTTCTGCCAGATCAGCGACGCCGTGACCAGCTACGGCGGCTACAGCGGCGCCGTCCCTAACGAAAAGATCACCTGGTGCAAACTGTCGGGCGAAGCGCCGAAGTTCATGATCCAGAGCGACGCATCGATCGTCGCCCCACTGATGTTCGCCTACATCTTGGGCTGGTAGTTGAAGAGGAATCGTTGCAGCATCGTAAACGCGCGGGGCGTTGCCCACGCGGTTAAACGAAGGCAGCGACGGTGAATCGTTTAACCGCGTGCCCAGCGGGCCGCGCGTCGCACGAGTCCACCAATGCGCATCGCGTTGGCGATCCGTAAAATCCGAGACGCTTCATTACCACGGGAAAACGCGTGGGGCGTTGCCCGCGCGGTTAAACGAAGGCAGCGACGGTGAATGCGGCCCCGATCGTTTAACCGCGTGCCCAGCGGGCCGCGCGTCGCACGAGTCCACCAATGCGCATCGCGTTAGCGATCCGTAAGATCCGAGACGCTTCATTACCACGCGAAAACGCGCGGGGCGTTGCCCACGCGGTTAAACGAGAGCAGCGACGCTGAATGCGGCCCCGATCGTTTAACCGCGTGCCCAACGGGCCGCGCGTCGCACGAGTCCACCAATGCGCATCGCGTTAGCGATCCGTAAGATCCGAGACGCTTCATTACCACGCGAAAACGCGCGGGGCGATGCCCGCGCGGTTAAACGAAGGCAGCGACGGTGAATCGTTTAACCGCGTGCCCAGCGGGCCGCGCGTCGCACGAGTCCACCAATGCGCATCGCGTTGGCGATCCGTAAAATCCGAGACGCTTCATTACCACGTGAGAACGCGAGGGGCGTTGCCCACGCGGTTAAACGAGAGTGGCGACGGTGAAGCGGTGCATGAGTTGCGGTGTCGCGTCTTTAGACCGGGGCGCCGGCGACTCCGATCGCGAAGCAGAGGAAGCCGGGCAGGGCGGTGGCGATCAACGAATCGGTGACGTCCCAGACGCCGCCGAGGCCGGGTAGCAGATTGCCGCTGTCTTTGGCTCCCGAGTCGCGTTTCATCAACGATTCGGCTAGGTCGCCAAACATCCCGCAATTGCTGCAGACCAGCCCAAAGGCGATCGGGCCCCAGATCGGGTAATCGATCGGAGTGCCGGTGAGTGCTGGGATCAGCCAGTGGAACATCGCAAAGCTGACGCCGATCGAAGCCGCGACGCCGCCGAGCGCACCTTCGATCGTCTTGCCGGGACTCAGCCGCGGGATCAGCTTATGTCGTCCGATCGCACGGCCGGTGAAATAGGCTCCCGCATCGGCAGCTTTCGTCGCCGCGACCAGACTGATCAATGCGGCCAGTCCCCAGTGGGAAGATCCCAAGCATCGAATCGCCACCAGGAATGCCATCGGCACTCCGATGTAGAGGATCGTAAACGAAGCTGTCATCACGCAACCGGCAGCTCCCGTCTCGCCCGGGCGATAGCGAAACATCTCATTCCCGATCGCGAGCCCCAGCGCAACAATCGCTCCGACCGAGATCCAGCCCAGTCGTCCAACTGGACAATCGGCGGGATAGAGCTCGCCCGACAGCGGCCACAACATGGGAACGCTTGCGATCAAGACGACGATCGCAACTCCGATTTTCGTCGGCAAGGGACGAACTGGATAATTGGCACTCCGCCACAATCGCGTCACATCGATCGCGGTCCCGACGGAAAAGAACAATAGCAGCGGAAGCAACCAAAGCCCGCCGGTAGGGAAGCGATGGTCGAGGTAAATCAGGGCCACGACAATGGAAATCAAGACTGCCGAAGTAGCAAGGCGTTGATAGAGCATAAGGTTTCTCGGCGACGATCCATCGCAAGGTGGGAGTGGTTCAAATTGGCATCGAGCGTGGGATCGATACGATAGACGGCAGGGCGTTTATTCGCGAGTGCCCTCTTTGTGCTCGCGGATCCGGCGATTGTAGGTGGCGATCGTTTCGCGGCGGCGCAACATTCCCAGCAGCCGCTGCGACTGATGATCCTCGACCACCGGCAACTCTTCCAGGTTCAGCGCCGTGAAATGCCCCAACGCAGTATTCAGGTCGTCGTCGGGAGTGACCGCGACGACGTTGGTTGTCATCACGTCGCTGGCGTTGGCCAGTTTCCAGATCGCATCGTGAAACAGATACGACCGGACGTCGTCGTCGGTGAAGATCCCAACCATGTTGCGATCGGCATCGACGACGGGGAAGTAGTGTTGGTGGTTGTCGGCCAGACGATGGACGATCTCGTCCAACGACATCGATTCGTGAATCAGAGAATAACTGTCGATCGGGCGATAGGTTCCGCGGACCTGCACGCCGTCCAAGACATCGACGATAAAGTCGCCGCGGTGGGCGGGAGAATCCATCCGCGTCGGGACCTGTTTGCGATACAACCGCGATCGGCGGCCAAACCCGAAGGTGATCGTGGTGACCAACATCGTTGGAACCAGCAGTCCAAAGTCGCCTGTCAGGGCGCGAACCATGATGATCGTCGAGATCGGTGCGTTGGAAACGCCCGCAAAAAAGCCAGCCATTCCAACGATCGCAAACGCCTCGGGATGAGGAGCCAAGTTGGGCATCCAATCGTGCAGATACAGTCCCAGCCCGGCGCTGAAGCAACCGCCGATCACCATCGACGGGCCAAAGACTCCGCCCGGGCTGCCGCTGCCGATCGAAAGCGAAGTCGTCACAATCTTGACCAGCGCGATCGCGATCAACAGGGGGGGGCCCAATCGCAGCGAATGATGCACCGCCTCTTGAAGCGTCCCCGAACCGCTCCCCAACACCGCCAACGCACTCATCTGCTGGCCGGCTAAATAATAGAAGCCGACTCCGACGATCCCGGCGAACAACGCACCGATCGCCGGCCGCACGTGAGGCCGCACGGGCAAGCGTTCAAACGCCCACTGCGAACCATAAAACATCTGCACATACGCGATCCCGACGGGGATCAAAGCACAGGCCAACATCAGGTAGGGAATCAACTCCAACGGACCACTGATCGCGTGCTCCACCTTGATCCCAAACAGCGGCTGAAAACGGACTTCCGGCGGGAGCGATTGGGTGTAAATGCTGTAGGCGATCACCGACGAAGTTGCCGCCGGGACGATCACATCGGCTTCCAGTTCGGCATCGCTGTAGAGGATCTCGGCGGCGAAGACGGCTCCGGCCAGCGGGGCTCGGAAGAGCGCTCCCACGCCGGCTCCCATCCCCGCAGCCAACAAGATCCGCCGGTCGCGCGGCGACAATTGCAAGCGTTGGGCGACCATCGATCCGATCCCCGCCCCGATCTGGCAGATCGGTCCCTCGCGGCCGCCGCTGGTTCCCGTCCCCAATGCGATCGCGCTGGCGATAGTTTTGACAAACGGAACTCGGGCGGCGATCTTGCCGTGCTGATTGTGGAACGCATCGATCGCCGCATCGGTCCCCGGCCCCGCCGCTTCGGGCGCAAATTGGTAGACCATCCAACCGGCGACCAGAGCGCCACAGACCATCACGACCACGATCATCCACGGCACAAGCGTCGTCGGCGGGTGGGTGAAGGGAGTGCCTTCGCCAGTCGCTTCGGGAGGGGCGTAGCCGGCGTATTGGACCAACGAAAACCTGACGACCAGGTGGCCCAAGAACTGAAAAACGACAGCTCCCAAACCGACGGTAACCCCGACCAGCACCGCCAGAAACAGCGATCGACTGGACGATCGGAAGTGTTTCGTGCGCGAGCGGAGCGTTTGGGCTAGATGCGGCGGAGCGGGCATTGAGACCTGAGACGCGGAAGCGGTGCAAACAAAGGGGGACGCACTGGCAGTCTAAAGGGTCCGCCGACGATGGTGAAGTCGGACGTCGGCGGCGGCAAGGATTCAGCCTGCCAAAGGCTGCAGAAATCGTGGCCGCAAGGGTTACCTGGTCGCTGAAATCGGTCCCCTTAACCCCGCTTAGGTATCAGAAGTGTAACGAAAAAGTAACCGTTTGAACGATCCGCAGCGAACCACTTTTTGCCCCATTTCGATTCTGCTAACGTAGCCCGGTCTCGATGCAATGGGGGTCTCGCGAAGATCATCTTCACCCCCCGCTCGCATTGCCCATTTCTCCTTTTCAGTCCGTTCCGGCGGTTGCAAACCGCATCACTCCCACAACAGGAAACTGCCCCGTGTCGATTGTGATGGAACCCGAAGACGCGTCACCAGGGCTGAACAGCTCGCAAGAGAGCGCGCCGCTTCCCACCCGCAAACAAGTTCTGGCGGCGATCCCCGAGGACTGTTTCGATCGAAACACCTTCAAGTCGTCGGTCTACATGGTCATCTCGATCGTGTTAACCGTCGGCAGCGGCCTATTGGCCTACCTGTTCCTGCCGATGACTTGGGCGTGGCTGCCAGCCTGGATTGCGTACGCCGCCGTGACCGGCACGATCGCCACCGGGTGCTGGGTGATCGCCCATGAATGCGGCCACCGCGCGTTCAGCAAACACAACTGGTATCAAGACGCCGTCGGCTTCACCTTGCACTCGGCTCTTCTGGTTCCCTACTTCTCCTGGCAGCGCAGCCATGCTCTGCACCACGCCCGCACCAATCATATGGATCTGGGCGAGACGTTTGTGCCGACCCGCGACACGACTGCGGCGGGGAAGGCTTGGATCCGTTGGCAAGAGATCATGGGAGACGAAGCGTTTGCCGTCGTGATCATGGCCGCACGGCTCTTGGTCGGCTGGCCCGTCTATCTTTTGACGGGTGCCAGCGGCGGACCGGCTCGCGGCGTGACCAATCACTTCTGGCCAGCGAAGCCGTTTTCGGCGGCGATGTTCCCCGGCAAGTGGCGAACTAAGGTTTGGCTGTCCGATTTGGGAGTGCTCGCAACGCTAGCCCTATTGGGTTGGTGGGCGTACGCGGAAGGTTCATTCCTGCCCGTGCTAGCCGTTTATGTCGGCCCCTACCTGTTCACGAATGCTTGGTTGGTCCTTTACACCTGGCTGCAACACACCGATGTCGACGTCCCGCACTTCGATGAAGACGAATGGACCTGGGTTAAAGGGGCTTTCATGACGATCGATCGTCCCTACGGACCGGTCTTCGATTTCTTGCACCATCGGATCGGCAGCACCCACGTCGCCCATCACATCGACGCCCGGATCCCACACTACAACGCGGTCCGTGCGACCGAGGCGCTCAAAAACGCCTTCCCCGATCTCTACCTCTACGATCCCACTCCGATCCACAAAGCCTTGTGGAAAGTGGCGACCCACTGCAATGTGGTCACCAAAGCCGATGTCGGCTGGAAATTCAACGGCAAGACACGGGGCTAACTCGATAGCGAGTCAAAGCCCAATTCTCCCTGGTCGCGCCCAATCGGTGGCGTGGCCTTTCTGGAAAACATGCCGAGCGATAGGTCGCGGCGTTTCTAAACGCTGCACGATCAAAACCACGCTCCGACCAAAGGCATCAACCGCCACGCGTTAGCGTCCGGTTCAACGGTTCAATCAGCCGCCACGCGTTAGCGTCCGGTTCTGCAATCTGGGGATCACTCGTCGACTGAATAGCCGCAACGCAAATGCGTTTCAGCAATGGGCACGGCAGTTGGTGACGTCTTTTAATTGAAGAGAAGCTTGCGGCGGCGGAGCGACGCAACCACTGCGACTTTGGCAATGGGCACTCTAGAACGCCGGGGCCTATTCGTCGGAAAGAAGCTTGCGTCGGCGAGCGACGCCGCAACTGCGACTTCAAGAAAACGATGGGGGTGACAGGAATCGAACCTGCACGCCATAAAGGCACTGGATCCTAAATCCAGCGCGTCTGCCAGTTCCGCCACACCCCCAGGTGATTGGCTAATCCACCGCGTTTCCGCAGCGGAGGTCGAGAGTTTACCAAAGCGCGGCGACTTTGGTAAGGTCGG
Above is a genomic segment from Rosistilla ulvae containing:
- the cmoB gene encoding tRNA 5-methoxyuridine(34)/uridine 5-oxyacetic acid(34) synthase CmoB, which produces MMLGIEGLLAELESEGHAGWAETLRQRAREFEHDAAHGLWPQWTQAIRDLPAVEAVTADFSLPAVTLSGEISPEDQQRLREQLRLFHPWRKGPFDLFGIAIDTEWRSDWKWARVAPHLDLRDASVLDVGCGNGYYGWRMLAAGARRVIGLDPFPLYIAQHRVVEHYVGGSASHVLPGTDADLPKRLEAFDVAFSMGVLYHRTSPIDHLKSMLQSLRPGGKLVLETLIIDHPDSQVLIPEGRYAKMRNVWFIPSLTMLERFLSRCGFRDIEVVDVCVTTTEEQRRTEWMEFESLSDFLSPDQTTTIEGHPLPTRATVVASRG
- the cmoA gene encoding carboxy-S-adenosyl-L-methionine synthase CmoA, with translation MSQDDIYALPLENVGDFQFDRRVVDVFPDMISRSVPGYGSILSMIGELAQQYAVADTNIYDLGCSLGAATRIISRRVPSSCTIQAVDSSSAMIARLRELLAAEAIQGCEVALHEADLAAVPIDRASFVVLNFTLQFVPAAERRSVLQTIFDGMLPGGALILSEKISFDDPQEQLRLTELHHAFKRANGYSELEIAQKRTALEKMMVPETLATHRTRLADVGFATVVPWFQCFNFTSILAVKG
- a CDS encoding deoxyhypusine synthase family protein, which encodes MSNISKFMDDHFRHFNARETVAAAQAYKDQLASGNKMMVSLAGAMSTGEIGRSLAEMIRQDKVHAISCTAANLEEDIFNLMAHDEYKIVPNWRALSTEDEVELLNQGFNRVTDTCIPETVMRNIEGRLLTLWKDAADNDRPRFPYEFMYELLDDPTLEPLFQIPKENSWMLAAKEKGLPIFVPGIEDSTLGNIFAARVTQGVVSSHRAMRSGTEQMSKLIGWYQEQTNSGAEIGFFQVGGGIAGDFAICVVPTMIQDLKLDIPLWSYFCQISDAVTSYGGYSGAVPNEKITWCKLSGEAPKFMIQSDASIVAPLMFAYILGW
- a CDS encoding phosphatidate cytidylyltransferase, giving the protein MALIYLDHRFPTGGLWLLPLLLFFSVGTAIDVTRLWRSANYPVRPLPTKIGVAIVVLIASVPMLWPLSGELYPADCPVGRLGWISVGAIVALGLAIGNEMFRYRPGETGAAGCVMTASFTILYIGVPMAFLVAIRCLGSSHWGLAALISLVAATKAADAGAYFTGRAIGRHKLIPRLSPGKTIEGALGGVAASIGVSFAMFHWLIPALTGTPIDYPIWGPIAFGLVCSNCGMFGDLAESLMKRDSGAKDSGNLLPGLGGVWDVTDSLIATALPGFLCFAIGVAGAPV
- a CDS encoding chloride channel protein, whose translation is MPAPPHLAQTLRSRTKHFRSSSRSLFLAVLVGVTVGLGAVVFQFLGHLVVRFSLVQYAGYAPPEATGEGTPFTHPPTTLVPWMIVVVMVCGALVAGWMVYQFAPEAAGPGTDAAIDAFHNQHGKIAARVPFVKTIASAIALGTGTSGGREGPICQIGAGIGSMVAQRLQLSPRDRRILLAAGMGAGVGALFRAPLAGAVFAAEILYSDAELEADVIVPAATSSVIAYSIYTQSLPPEVRFQPLFGIKVEHAISGPLELIPYLMLACALIPVGIAYVQMFYGSQWAFERLPVRPHVRPAIGALFAGIVGVGFYYLAGQQMSALAVLGSGSGTLQEAVHHSLRLGPPLLIAIALVKIVTTSLSIGSGSPGGVFGPSMVIGGCFSAGLGLYLHDWMPNLAPHPEAFAIVGMAGFFAGVSNAPISTIIMVRALTGDFGLLVPTMLVTTITFGFGRRSRLYRKQVPTRMDSPAHRGDFIVDVLDGVQVRGTYRPIDSYSLIHESMSLDEIVHRLADNHQHYFPVVDADRNMVGIFTDDDVRSYLFHDAIWKLANASDVMTTNVVAVTPDDDLNTALGHFTALNLEELPVVEDHQSQRLLGMLRRRETIATYNRRIREHKEGTRE
- a CDS encoding fatty acid desaturase; the protein is MSIVMEPEDASPGLNSSQESAPLPTRKQVLAAIPEDCFDRNTFKSSVYMVISIVLTVGSGLLAYLFLPMTWAWLPAWIAYAAVTGTIATGCWVIAHECGHRAFSKHNWYQDAVGFTLHSALLVPYFSWQRSHALHHARTNHMDLGETFVPTRDTTAAGKAWIRWQEIMGDEAFAVVIMAARLLVGWPVYLLTGASGGPARGVTNHFWPAKPFSAAMFPGKWRTKVWLSDLGVLATLALLGWWAYAEGSFLPVLAVYVGPYLFTNAWLVLYTWLQHTDVDVPHFDEDEWTWVKGAFMTIDRPYGPVFDFLHHRIGSTHVAHHIDARIPHYNAVRATEALKNAFPDLYLYDPTPIHKALWKVATHCNVVTKADVGWKFNGKTRG